ctcttccctgacatgccccacttttggagaaggtttctattctccgtggcggccttgtcaacgatctccttgaccaagtcagtggggaagagatctttcccccatatgttggaggaaatcagcttcctaggttcgtgtttgatTGTTGCTGACGAGAACACAAATTCTCTACACGCCCGTCGTGCCCTGTCgaagctgtagaagtctttcgtcagggtCGCCAAATGTGTCTAGGCTAGGACCTTGAACATGTCTGGTGTCCTCTGTTTGCCGGGCATTGTCTCCATGGTCACTTGGAGGGAGAGAgaagcagccagtctctccttcgtatcctgttctctACGGAGGAGAAACTCGgatagcttggggaggttctcgctgaactggtgtccagcgatgtcagcctccaacttcccgactgagaaggttagctgaatgtccttccagtccttgtcgtcaGGTGGTAGGgctagggagaggggcctacactcttccagtgtagggcaaggtttccccgccTCCACTGCCTTCAGTACTGCCTTGAAGGACTTCtccgcaaaggggaagaccatagtaTTGGAtgcaagaaaggatggatgtttcttgctgagggccggCACCTTGAAATTGGTGTAGCCCCTGTCCTTCAGGCAGCCAGTGAACAAAGCCTGAGCCTTAgaatggtcaaatactatgacctccttaggctctgtttcctccttggaaacgggttccGTCTTAAGACGAACAAAGCAGTCCGGGTAGGATtcgaagctgggccagaattccacgtcTTCGACGGGGACGGCACCCAGCTTGTCCGAGATAACAATCTTGTCGTTGGTaatgggcatgtactcggcatgcttccatgGATTGATCTCGGAGCAGGAGGGAAGCTCCTTGACGTTGAGTCTCTTTTGAGATTCTCGGTGAAGCATCATGCGAAGGATCTCCTTCTTGAGATCTGCATCCCTCTGTTTGATCTCCTCGTCGAAGATCGCCATCATTGCCTGAATGTCAGCCATGGTATCGTCCGGCTTTGTAGGCAATGGAGTGGACGATGTAGAGAGTccgggttctggggcaggaaccgatgacACGGAGAGTGATGCGACATCCTCCTCCTCCGACTCAAGAGCCCccgtagactcctcttcctgaccttcagccaaaaggtccttctcggtgtcctctgacacctctgacatcctatcatcctttatgtggatgtccttcattgcatcCGAGACGTCTGAATCAACCGACAGCTGGATGCTCGGGATCTCAAGGCGAGGCCTAGGTATAACAGCATCTGCAGATGCCCTAGGGCAGAGCATGGctcaggaaagacacatacgtgtgaatcctgcccagccaattgctgcgaccttccTCGCTATTAATTCTAGGGCACCCTCTGTTAGGGGCCCAATGAAAGATTCTAGTCAATATGggtagagtagtgtaaacaacatCCATTTCCAAAGAATTAATACAGTAATGAGAATTAAGGGGGCTGATGAACAATCAGCgtaaagaaaagggggggggggttcagtccccaattcaggtaggtctcaacaagagactgtgcatggatgcacagagtatgttggaaaacttatctactgtatagtcatatacctTAGTTTTCTGTCTGCGGTATGTTtcaatactacagatgtactggctattgtatattccTATACAATAGGCATTACCGGCCAGGCTAGTACTTGGAGATAATTCAACTGGCACAATAATTCGTATCTATATGGCTAGCAATCCGTCAGCATATCGACGGTCCACCGGACTGCCGGCGGGCCGCCGACCGAAGGCATACCATCCCAGTTATCATTCAGGGTGACTGGGTAGTGGTGGAAGCTATGCGTAGCCCGTGGCCCTCCGAATCATCGACGACCCTCTGGCCTGCCGGCAATCCGCCGGCCACCGACTAAAGGCACACCAACCCAGCCATCATACAATGTGACTGAGTGGTGACCCAGAGTATACACTGCCGGCTCTCGCCGGTAGAGTCAGATGTGACGTTGAATTAATGGCTGTCGGACCACAAACTCTACCTGCCTTCTGCTGGCAGGGTCAGTGGCCGGCAGTCAACGTAGTTGCCAGCACTAGccatagagagagaaaaagtaatGAGTGAAGGAAGATGAAAGGGTGGCAGCATAGCCACCCTGAGACTGCCTTCCTCTGGAATGAGGGTTCgaatggaaggggagaacataccatgatcaggcttccacccatccgcaGCCCTGCCTTTATCAGTCGGACAAGGGCaacggatggcagtccaagggaggactgaagaacactctaaagcaaaAGGGGGTCTCCAGCCAGTATGTAAAAGCCATCCCAGAACATCATGTGCTGAGAGGAAAGCTGAACTGCTAGGCTTAACAGActgaagactgagccggccctacaacccgccggcactcggtgaGATTGTAGGGCAGCGGACACAGGTGTGATTGCTAGGCCATTACCAAAGGACAGAAGAgacagggaaagggtcctgtgtaaGGTGTGAGAGGGGCCGGCGCATGCCGTCCTTGTCACGCTAACAAGGGAACTCTGTTTCAGCATCAGCACCATTCCAGGcgtaaggagagtacattctccagcctagggtggactAATACAGTAATGGGACCTGCATCATCAAGCCGTCCCAAACTATAAGAGAAACAGAATTCCCATGCTTGTCTATCCTAGACCAAAGAATATTCAATgtacttcagcctagggtctgcaagcacaaaGACTAGTCGCTAGACTACAGGGAGAAGGGGATCTCATGACCCCTCCAAGTGCAGTCTtccttatacataaaggtaaccggggagatgtgtgaaagtatactaaagccactagtcTATTAGCCTAGTGACAGAGAGATCGACTACCTGATTCATCGAAACTCTTGTATACtatcatggaagaagaaaacatgtGCAatcaataaatcttatatatatatatatatatatatatatatatatatatatatatatatacacacacacacacacacacacatatatatatatatatatatatatatatatatatatatatatatatatgtacatgtgtagaaatcacgaaagctgacacgtgatgaatataaaatgtattatagccatgaaaggaagaatgaaaagttagtactttcatccacccaGGACATTATCacactcaacaatgagaatacatatacaaagacatcgtatttatacaagagaaggggatccaaccgctgtcagtttcttaataattccggagaagtcagattttagataaaaggataatactggataatctatgtctagacgtaaggttaactttttgtaattgttgatctttgcgaaaaattacaaaaagttaaccttacgtctagacataaattagtaagttttgatgtaacttcattgtttaccaaagtgccggtttataacttattgtatttcctgtcgagtattttagatgcttatgatttacctttatcaacccatactattattgaactcatttgtttgtgcattaaaaagtgtaaatttagttttaatggagattattatgaacaagtttttggtatggctatgggtaatcctttgtccccacttttatccaacatatatatggaggtttttttaatctagattaattccttcagtgtggtcttcccaaattgtttggtatcgatatgttgatgttctaggtattttagaagaaaattttaatcttgagggttttgtttcaatcattaattcattaataccatcaataaaattcactttagaaaatgaagaaaataaccgtatcccatttttagacgttttaatagttagagaaacagataaattcaagttttccatatatagaaagcctacaaataatttttcacatgtacatttttactccggtcattctaaaaatataaaacattcagttttttcttctatttaccttagggtatttagaatttgtagcccagattacattgaggacgagttcactaaaatagaaaaaattgcaacagatctttgctatcccaaatatttcttagaaaaatgtatgaataaggctaagaaaacattttatagtgtccaattagagaggaaggaaacaattaataatatactttgtttgccatttcatgtttgttttttagatgttataccactttcgaaaaaactagacattgatatagtgtttaaatataattgtacattataaaacatgttaattaagaatagttctggaaatgataataatgtaatatatagcattccttgttcagagtgtaacttattctatgtcggccaaacatccaaaagtatcccagtcagattaaaacagcatcaggtggccgtctccaggggttccctTAATAATGCCTTTGcatcccactggttagagtcaagtcacagaattggttggtcaaaggcagaaaaagtaattcatgtaaatgactatttccaaaggaatattgttgaatcatttttaatctcctgtactcaaggtagaaatttgaatctaagcccaggtttgttttccgttaatccagtattatccttttatctaaaatctgacttctccggaattattaagaaactgacagcggttggatccccttctcctgtataaatacgatgtctttgtatatgtattctcattgttgagtgtgataatgtcctgagtggatgaaagtactaactccaatcatcaaataagtttaaacgttcCATTCTCCATACATATCCAAATTTTCTTTTTGTTGGAACTAGTTTGTTGGCCTGAGTTTGAAATACTTCCAGCCTATCTATATTATTTGTAATACTTGGAGCCTAGAAGTGGATTCCGTATTCTAGTTGTGGTCTGAATAGTAATGTGTACATTTATAGTACAATATCTTTGttactgaatttgaattgtctctGCCAACTCTTTTAATCCCCCAGAATCACCTGTCCTGCTCATTCACCTCGTGAAAATCTACagaggtcctcaacttacaacattcgatttacaaacatccaaacatacaaacaaaaatccaactgaaaataacaaaaataagatataaaaatactgtaacaaaacaatattatatttaatacAATAAGCCAAATGACATTTGTCATAACCCGATATTTATATCATATGAAACcatactatttgttgacttttgtaggtGGAAATCTCATGGGCATGAGATTctggttaggcctaccctaggccaaaatttaactaaATTTGACTTACAACCTATTATTCttgtaagttgaagaccttctATATCGTGACCTCACTACCAAGCCACTCAGTCCGGGCCTCCATGGGTACAATCAACACCATCATCTCAGTCTCGTTCTCCATGAGCAAGATCCCGAGCTTTCCCATTTTGGACAAGAAGTCTCATACTTCTGCCTCTCATTCACCAGGAGGTAGGAAGTCACATTTGCTACGAAACAGAAAGCTCACCCTCCCAAGTCTCGTAAGGAGCAGTGATCACTGACTCGCTGATTACAACGCAAATCTCGTAAGTGGCGCTTCTCGCAAACAAATTCTCCAAGAACGTGCTCCCAATTATCGTGATCTGACAATAAGCACACTTGAGCCTAGCGGCCACGAGAACACTTTAGAAGATCCCTTCTCATGCCAGGGATTGTAGAGAGAAATTGATTACGTTGCCCTCATGATTTGCATCAGCAAAGACCAGTAAGGCCTGTTCTGCCTAACAACACTCCTTTGAAGGAGACATCCAGCCTCCGGACTATCATCTGCAATTGGTGTCATAGACGAGATATTTCTCTGTTCAGAGCCTCTTTCAAGTAATAGCTGATTTTCTTGTCTTTCTTCGCAGGGAGAAGCAGCTACAGTAAAGCGCTGTCACTCGGCCCTGAGTCAAATACTGAGCCTGATGGGCTTAGACCTTTCCACCTTGTAGGAACTGTCAAAGTTCATGAGGAGCTTCAAACAGTCTTGCCCTCCACAGGAACTCCAACCGCAGGAATGGGATGACATGAAGGTCCTCAGAGTTCTCAAAAGACTGTCAAACGAACCTCTCAAGGAGGCATCAGATCGCAACATGACACTGATAGCTGTATTCCCCCATGCcctagcctcggcaaagagagccTGAGAGTTACATGACATTTCGTATGCCATTGGTCTTACTAAGAgatggaaggaggttttgttttcttTCATCCCACAGTTCATGGCAAAAACTTGTAACCTATCAATTCAAGAACCTAGGTTCGAGACTTTTATCACCTCCCTTAAAGAAGCAACTAGCGATAGAGATGATCTGCTGTTTTGTCCCGTGAGGGCATTGAGACATTACCTCATAAGAACTCGGTGCTTCAGACCTGAGCATCAGAAACTGTTTCTAAGCTCTATAAAGGTTAATAGACCAATCTCCAAGAGCACCATCTTCTTTGGGGAAACCGTCAGACATTTCTATACCCCGGATGATGTGCATGGAGACGAACCATCGAGAGTGAGGGCACAAGAAATCAAGAGTATCGGCTGAACCATGGCGTCAGAAAATGAGTTGATTCATAGATATCTAGACTGAGTTATttcgttgataaaaaaaaatggtttcatagGTTTAAGTCATTAATTAAAAGAAACACAAACAAAATATGTTGATTTTATGAACATGCAAGGAGTTTTTAAGAGAGTCACGCTAGAGGTAGAATGTTGCTTCAAGTTTTTGTAAATAGTCGTTCCCTTGAACAAAGAACTAGACTTGTAGGCAGATTAAGAGAAGCAAAGTGCTGAAGTCTGCTCGGAAACAGCAGCAGAATTCTTTTCTGGTGACTCAAAGTCATCAGAAGAAATGACACATGACCATGAGTAAGCCGCCATTTTGTATTAACACCCATCACGCTTTGTATAAAAGGAGGTGGGAGAGAGCAAATCATCCTTGTCCAGTTCTGTCTTCCGGACCCAGAGGATCCAGCCTCTAAATCTGACCCTCTACCACCGCGGGGTCAGGCGCCCTCCTGCAGCTTCAACTGTCACACACAGCATTAGGTATGCTGTACCCATGGCCGCAGATGCCGCCCTCTAGCCCAAGATGCTGGAGAGGAATAGCCTGAGATGCCGAAGGGAAATGAGCACCCTCTAGCCTGAGATGCCAGAGTTGAACCACCCAGAAGAAAGTGACCAACTGAAGTCCTGCCTACCTCGCCGGAGCCCCCTAATGGCTATGAGGGGGCATTAGCAGTATGTCTGCCCATCAAGAACATCAAGAAAGTCTCAAGGAACTTCCCTCCAAATTTCATATTGATTCTTTTGTATTTGCACTCGGTGTAAACTTTATTCTGCACATTTCTAATTAATTTCAGTGAATCAATCACCCTCATGGAGCATTTCCATACCAGCATTTTCTAAGAGACTGTTTTATGGCTTTATTTATgtgattttaaagatttatttgatAACTTTGGTAAAGTACAGTAATTCAACTTACGAAGCTTCAATTCAAGATTAACCTAAGAAGTTTCACAGTGGCCTTGCCGAAGAATCTGTCTGTGGTGCAGGTCGTGAAGGCCAAAGTCTGGAAATGGAAAATACCCACCGGTTCCCGGATACCTTTTCCCAAGGACCAGTGGTAGCCATTCAACAGATGGTGTAGCAAGCCCCGCTCCCTTTCAGAACAAGTAGCATCACATCTGGATAGTGGTAGTGATGGGATTCTAGAATGGAATTTTTCCttcttcccttctcttggggatcCAGCAGTCGTGCCGTTATGTTGCTGAAACGGACGCTAGATGCAGGTCTTATTATATCCTATGGATATAGATTCCTCATTGACTTACCTATTGATAATAGCCTACCCTAACTCCATCTGCATCCCTATACATGGATGTTACAGGGTTGACAGGAAATTTTACTTTCACTCCTTGATTATTAGGTCAGGTTTGGTCCtaggaacttcctccctcctaaggctAGTTCTTTTGTTAAAGGTCAAGAGTTTGTATTACgggtaggaacaaatcacaaaattttaaattttttttttttttctatttatacagCCTTCAGACCTGTTAAGTTTCACAACCTGCCTCAACTCCCCCCCACCCCCTAGTAGAAAGGTCGAAGTGAGGGTTGCTCTGCTTCTCTGGTTGGTGGGGCTTACTTGCCTCCCGGCAACCAACTttttaccttgttaaaagttaaTTGGCTGTTTCAGCTTTACTGAagttatactcctattaaagggagcaggtttgtacagttaggaaaatataaattactttaaaatttgtggtTTTAAGTTATATTATGGAGCTTGAAAGGACAGTTTTTATTTAGTTTGCAGTACAATTATTTATCAGTTTTTGTCATTTTTTCATAACCTCAAATATAATCCAGTGTAAGAGAAGACATGTGCAGTATATTATTTTGAAGATATGTAGTATATTATTTTAGAATCatccatttatttttgttttaatctattttttctcttgttttgtttacagTTTAATGGATATGGAGGATCACTATGTAGTAAAGATCCATATGACAAAGATGACGAAGAGGCAGATGCTATTTACGATGAGATTGACAAAAGAATGGATGAGAAGAGGCGTGAATATCGTGAGCAGCGCTTGAAAGCAGAATTGGAGAACTATCGTCAGGAGAGGCCAAAGATTCAGCAAATGTTTAGTGATCTTAAGCGAGAGCTAGCGCATGTTTCTGAGAATGAGTGGAGTACAATACCTGAAGTTGGTGATGCAAGGAACAGGAAACAACGTAATCCCAGAGCTGAGAGGTTTACACCTTTGCCAGATAGTGTGCTGTCTCATAATTTGGGAGGAGAAAACGTAACCACTATTGACCCTGGATCTGGACTTGCTTCCATGATGCCTGGTACTTCTACTCCTGGCATGTTGACTCCTAGTGGTGACCTGGATTTGAGAAAAATTGGACAGGCTCGTAACACCTTGATGGGGATGAGATTAAATCAAGTATCAGATGCTGTAGGAGGACAAACTGTGGTTGATCCAAAAGGATATTTAACTGACCTCCAGAGTATGATACCTCAGTATGGAGGTGATATCAATGATGTTAAAAAGGCCAGATTGCTTCTTAAATCTGTCAGGGAGACAAATCCAAATCATCCCCCTGCATGGATTGCTTCAGCACGTTTAGAAGAAGTTACTGGGAAGATTCAGTCAGCGCGTAACCTCATCATGAAAGGGTGTGAAATGTGCCCCAAATCGGAGGACCTGTGGTTAGAAGCTGCTAGATTGCAGCCTCCGGACATGGCCCGTGCTGTTATCGCTCAGGCTGTACAGACTCTTCCTCACTCTCCTAGGATATGGATCAAAGCTGCAGATTTAGAGTTGGAACTTAAAGCAAAAAAGAGAGTTTATCGCAAAGCTCTGGAACAGATTCCAAATTCTGAATTGTTATGGAAATTAGCTGTAGAactagaagaggaagaagatgcaAAAATTCTCCTGAGTCGTGCAGTGGAGTGCTGTCCCACTTCTGTTGACTTGTGGCTAGCCCTTGCCCgtttagaaaaatatgaaaattctagGAAAGTTCTGAATAAGGCACGAGAGAATAATCCTAAAGATCGTCAAATATGGATCACTGCAGCAAAATTAGAAGAAGCTAATGGTAATAATACCTTAGTTGGTAAAATCATAGAACGTGCTATTTCCACTCTTCAGGCAAACATGGTGGATATCAACCGTGATTTTTGGATTAAAGATGCAATGGAGGCTGAACATGCTGGTGCTGTCCTCACTTGTCAGTCTATAATTAAGAATATTATTGGTTATGGAGTCGAGGATGAAGATCGTAAACATATTTGGATGGAAGATGCTGACAGCTGTGCCACTCAGGGAGCATTTGAATGTGCCCGAGCTATCTATAGTCACGCACTTtctatatttcccaaaaagaaatcTGTATGGCTCGCTGCAGCTCATTTTGAACGAAGTAATGGTACTAGAGAGTCTCTAGAGACACTTTTACAGCAAGCTGTAACACATTGCCCACAAGAAGAGACCCTTTGGCTTATGGGTGCAAAGTCAAAATGGCTGGCAGGTGATGTACCAGCAGCTCGTTCAATTCTTGCTCTTGCTTTTAAAGCAAATCCTAATTCTGAAGAAATTTGGTTGGCTGCAGTAAAGCTTGAATctgaaaataatgaatatgaaCGAGCTAggcgccttttggcaaaggcccgttCTCAAACAGCTACACCTAAAGTTATGATGAAATCCGCTCATTTGGAGTGGGCTCTTGGTAATTTGGATGTAGCCATAAATTTATTAGATGAAGGCTTAAAGGAGTCAGGTGACTTTGCAAAACTCTGGATGATGAAAGGTCAAATTTTAGAGCAGCAAGGTAAGGTGGACGAAGCTTGGGAAGTGTATAGAGAAGCTGTGAAACGATGTCAGTCATCAATACCCCTCTGGCGTTTATTATGCTCATTAGAAGAACGTCAAGGTAGGTTAGTTACAGCCCGTGCAACCTTAGAGAAATCGAGGGTTCGAAATCCAATGAATGATGAACTTTGGTTAATGGCTATCCGTTTGGAGCTAAGGGCAAACCAACGAGAAGTAAGTCGATCTCTTATGGCACGTGCTTTACAAGAGTGTCCTACGTCAGGTGTACTTTGGGCACAAGCCATCTTTCTCGAGGATCCAGCACAGAGAAAAAGTCGGAGTGTTGATGCTCTGAAAAGATGCCAGGATGATGCCCATGTAGTTTTAGCAGTAGCCAAGATGTTTTGGATGGACGGAAAGAAAAACAAGGCGCGAGAATGGTTTAACAAAACTGTAAAAATTGATCCAGACTTGGGAGATGCATGGGCATGGTATTACAAAATGGAGATTTTGTTTGGAACTGAAGACCAGCAACAGGAAGTTAAAAAGAGATGCGTTGCTGCAGATCCTCATCATGGAGAACATTGGTGTGCTTCTTCAAAGCTCATTCATAACTGGAGAAAAAAGACACCCGAAATTTTACAGCTTGTTGCTGATAAACTGCCCATTCCTGTTATGAATAGAGAAG
The window above is part of the Palaemon carinicauda isolate YSFRI2023 chromosome 11, ASM3689809v2, whole genome shotgun sequence genome. Proteins encoded here:
- the Prp6 gene encoding pre-mRNA-processing factor 6, yielding MTTPPGALLNKSKKNFIGMPAPLGYVAGVGRGATGFTTRSDIGPARDANDVSDDRHAPPNKRKKKDDDDDEDLNDANYDEFNGYGGSLCSKDPYDKDDEEADAIYDEIDKRMDEKRREYREQRLKAELENYRQERPKIQQMFSDLKRELAHVSENEWSTIPEVGDARNRKQRNPRAERFTPLPDSVLSHNLGGENVTTIDPGSGLASMMPGTSTPGMLTPSGDLDLRKIGQARNTLMGMRLNQVSDAVGGQTVVDPKGYLTDLQSMIPQYGGDINDVKKARLLLKSVRETNPNHPPAWIASARLEEVTGKIQSARNLIMKGCEMCPKSEDLWLEAARLQPPDMARAVIAQAVQTLPHSPRIWIKAADLELELKAKKRVYRKALEQIPNSELLWKLAVELEEEEDAKILLSRAVECCPTSVDLWLALARLEKYENSRKVLNKARENNPKDRQIWITAAKLEEANGNNTLVGKIIERAISTLQANMVDINRDFWIKDAMEAEHAGAVLTCQSIIKNIIGYGVEDEDRKHIWMEDADSCATQGAFECARAIYSHALSIFPKKKSVWLAAAHFERSNGTRESLETLLQQAVTHCPQEETLWLMGAKSKWLAGDVPAARSILALAFKANPNSEEIWLAAVKLESENNEYERARRLLAKARSQTATPKVMMKSAHLEWALGNLDVAINLLDEGLKESGDFAKLWMMKGQILEQQGKVDEAWEVYREAVKRCQSSIPLWRLLCSLEERQGRLVTARATLEKSRVRNPMNDELWLMAIRLELRANQREVSRSLMARALQECPTSGVLWAQAIFLEDPAQRKSRSVDALKRCQDDAHVVLAVAKMFWMDGKKNKAREWFNKTVKIDPDLGDAWAWYYKMEILFGTEDQQQEVKKRCVAADPHHGEHWCASSKLIHNWRKKTPEILQLVADKLPIPVMNREVYF